One Myxococcales bacterium genomic window, GTAGATATCCGCCAGCACCCACACACGCGACAGATCCGCGATCTCGTAGGGCATGGCGCCTTCGTCGAGCTTCATGCCCTCGACGACGTCTTTCTTGATGACGACGCCCGCGATCGGTGAGTGAAACGTGAGCGTCTTCAGGGGCTTCCCTTCTTGCTCGAGGCGCCGGATCGCGGACTTCGGGACGTCCCAGAGCTCCAGCTTTCGCCGGGATGCCGCGATCAATCCGGCGCTGTCGACGGAGAAGGCCGAGGCGGCGCCCTGCGACTTCCGGGTGGACAGGGCGATCCGATACTCTTCTTGGGCAGCGAGGAGCTCGGGGCTGTACCCGGTGAAGAGAGCGGCGCCCTTCCGCACCGGCTTGCCGACGAAGTCGACGTAGACCCTCTCGACGTAGACCGGAACTTTGACGTTGACATGCCGCACCCGCGTTTCGTCGGTCGCGACCCGCCCGACCGTGCGAAAGCTGCCACTCACTTTGCCGCGCGTGACGGCCACGGTCTTGAGTCCGATGAGCTGCTGCCGCGAAGGGTCGATGTCGACCGTGGCGAGCCCCTCGACCGACGGCGCGTCGTTGGCAACGTCGTCGTCCGCGTAGACCGGAATGAAGTCCATGCCCATCTCGTCCTTTCGGGGCACGGGTGAGGTCTGTTTTGGATCCATCGGGGAGCGGTAGAACTTGATCGTCTTGTTCCCGGAGGCGGCCGCAGAGCCTGCGGGGCCCATCTTCACCAGTTTCATGCCGCAAATCGGGCAGTCCCCCGGATGGTCCTGCACGATGGTCGGGTGCATCGGACACTGGTACTGCGCCGTGGTCGCATCATCCGATGCGTCCGAAGCGTGAGGGCGGTGCGCGATGAAGTAGCCGCCAACACCCGCCACGGCAGCCGAGAGCAGCGCAACGAGTATCAGGCTGAACCAGCCGAAGGTCCGCGGCGGGCGCGGGCTGCCCGCAGCCACCGGAGGGGGAGGCGGGGGCTCGGGAGGGACGGGCTCGCGCGGCGCAGCGTCCGGCGCGGCAGCCTCGGGCTTCGCAGCCTCGCGGGGAAGGGAAGGCTCGCGTGGCGCGTCGGGGTCCGGCGGCTCGGTTCCTGGTGCGGCAGGAGGCGGAGTGCTCATCGCCCCCTCGTTTCCATCGTGGCGAATGGAACGCGGCCGAGCGTACGGTCCAACCTCGCGCGCCGCTTGCCGAGCTCAGCGACAGCGGCGTGGAGTGACAGCTCGGCATCTCGTAGGTTTCGCTCGCCGTCCACGACCGCCAGGAAGCTCGTTCGCCCGGGCGCGAAGTCGGCGCGTGCCGCCGTCACCTGCGCTCTGGCGACGGGCAGCACTCTCCCCTCCAGGATCTTCACGACCCGGATGGTCTCGACTAGACGCTGGCGCGCTACGCTCACCTCGACGCGGATGCGGTCCATCAGTCTCGCGCCCTCCGCTCGCACCTCCGCTATGCGCGCCTCCGCCTCGTCCAGCGCTCCACCGCGCCGCCCGCGTTGCAGCGGGATAGGCGCCGAAATGCCCAGCATCAACCGACTGTCGGGCATGACCATGGTGTTGTACGAGGCCATCAGCGTGAAGTCCGGGTAGTACTCCCGCTCCGCATAGCGTGAGAGAGATTCGGCGGACCGCACTCGTGCGCGCAGCGCATGGAGCTCCGGGCTCGCAGCGAGCGCGATACGGATTAACTCCGCCTCCGAGGGAGGCGCCTCCAGACTCAGCGCGAAAGCGCTCGCGGGCGGCGGCAGGGGTTCGTTCGGGTTGCGGTGCAAGAGTCCGTTTAGGCTCGCGATGATGGCCCCGCGATCCGAGCCCAGCGTCGCGTCCTGCTCGACGAGCCGTGAGAGCTCCACCTCCGCTTGCAGCGGATCCTGGAGCGACGCCCGACCCACCGAGAGCAGAGCCTCGGCGTTGCTCTTGAGCTCTTGCAGCAGATGCTGATGGTGCTCGTTCACCTCCAACGAGCGGTGGACCAGATAGTAGTCGTCGAAGAGCAGCGAAGCCTCGAGCGCGGTCTCGGCTCCGTGGCGCGCACGTCGTGTCGAGCCGCATCGCTCTCGCGCTCGGCGCCCTCGCCGAGGCTGGCGCGCTTTCCGGGCCAAGGGAATCGCTGACTCAGTTGCACGGTCTGTCCGAACGTGCCCGTGCCGATGGTCCCGGGAGCGAACCCGTACGCGAGCTCCGGGTCGTCGAGGGCAGACACCTGCGCGCGGCGCGCGCGAGCTGCGCGCAGAGCTTGCCGGCGAGCCACGATCTCCGGATTGCGCGCGATTACTGCTCGAATCAGCGCCGCACGCGAGAGAACGCGGCCGCTGTCGGGTCGTGGTCCCGCCGCCGCGCCGCCCTCGCTTTGTTTGGCCGCGTCGCCGCTACTCGAAGCAGACGACCCAGGCTCGGCCGCCCACTGCGCTGGTTCGGGTGTTGCGGGCGGCGCCTCGGTCAGCTCGCCTGCTGAAAGCGACGGGCTCCGGCCATCGGCAGCGTGGCGGGTCGGAACGCACGCCACGATCAGAGCACAAATACCCAGCGATAGAGCCCGAAGGCGACGACACGTGTTGACCATTCGGAGATGCTCTGCGAACCCGCGTTGTGCAAGCGGCGGACCAGCACTCACGAGAACGCGGGCTCGGCCGCATGACCCGCGGTGTCCTCCGCGGCGAGCGGGCTGGCATTTGCGGGCAAGCCACGCGAATGTGGACAGAACTCGGATTCCGAGGTCCGCTGCGCGCCGCGAGCGCGACCCGCGGAGGTTGTCCAGGGCGGCGTCAGCGGGCTTGAAATGTGACTGAACAGGTCATACCGAGACCGTTTGGGTCACGCGGTGACCTGGTGCGGGAAAGTTGGACGACGCACCCGGTTACGCTCAGACGATGACCCGCGAGACGGCTTCGATCGCCTTGAGCCCGGCGCCGAAGCGTGCCATCGCCTCCCGGTTCTTTTCGAGCTCGCTGTACGGAAGATATCGGACGTGCAGATCTGCGACGCGACGAAACGCTGGCCGCAGGAGCTGCGCTCGCACCTCGTCCTCGCGGCTGTCCGGGGCCACCAGATACAACGAGTGCGTCGCGTCTCCGGAGCCGCCCAGCGCCAGATCCAGCAGCCGCACGATGCCCGAGTAAATCGACGTCGTGTGCTCGACTTCGAAGGCAGCCCGCACCTTTCCGGACTCCGGATCCAGCCACAACACGTCGATCAGTCGCACGGCGTCAGCGCCGGGCGTGCCCATCACCTCCGGCGACAAGGCCTCCAGGCAACCGTCACCCAACCTGCCGCCCCCAAACGGCCGATTGCGATCGTTCGACGCAATCCATACGTCGAACGCGAGCGCGCGGCCCAGGTCGCGCAGCCATCCCTGCACTTCGGTGTGGGTGCGATCGCTCTGGCTGGCTGCTGCGTGGGTCCTGCGCTCCCGAGCCGTCTCCTCGCGAACTTTCGCCAGGTCGGCCTCCCAGGCTTTCCTTGCGGCTTCGTCGCCGTCCCGCGGAGGTGGCGCGTAGCGCCCGGCCCCGACATCGAACAACAAACCGCCGACCGCGCCGAGGTCATTGGACAGCAGAGCGCGATATTCGGTGTTCAACCGGAGAACTCCCGCTCGCATCGCCAGGTACTCCTGCCACGAGCCGAGCTTCACGCGTGCTCCCGTCAGGGCGTTGTAGCCCTTGACGATCGCGGTGTTGAACGGAGGCATCTCGGTGGGGTGCAGGAAGTAGAGGAGATTCGCGACAGCCGGACCGAGCCCCTTGATCCGCTTGTGGTCGAGTTGCTGAATGGCCAGCACCAAAGCGTCGCCGCCCGAGCAACAGACGCAGGTCGACAAAAAAGCACCGAAAGCTCGCTGGTTATCGGGTGACTCGTAGATGTCCGGGATCCGCAGCTTGGGCTTCCACAGGAACGCGTGGTCGGCGCCACGAAAAATCTGGCGCTGCTCTGCAATCGAGCCGACGACCGTCTCGAGTGAAGAGCCCCGGTACGCGTTGCCGAAGGTCCCCGTCTCGATTTCGCGCACGACCTCAGCAATCCCGCGGCGGATCGAGCGGAAGTTCTTCAGCCGCTCCTCCCACAGGAACCAGCCAAGGTACGCGCCGGACGGATCTTGGCGCCAGCGTTCGATCAGCGCGCGGAGCGGCGGTGCGGACACGACCGCAGAGTAATCGCCTTTCTCCCGCCGTGCTGGGTGGGCGCAGACGGTGCCGGGCCCGGCATGCGAGGAGTCAGTGATGGTCGTGTCCGCCGGACGACTTCTCGGGTTTCTCCGGCTTCTCGGGCCGCTCCGACTTTTCTGATTTCTCGGCTCTCTCGACCGGCTCCCGGGCGGCTCGTTCCCTTGGATCGACGCGGTCATGGTCGCCGGCGTTTTTTGCGCCAGAGCCGCCTCCGCAGGCAGTGGCAAGCGCGGTGGCGAGCAAGGCCATTGCCCAGATCGATTGTTTCATGGTCGTTCTCTCCGTCGTGTCGGGACGCCCGACGCGACGGCACACGCAAGTGCCGTACCGACAACGTGCGCGGGCACACACGTTGGGGCAACGCTGCGTTGCCCTCGGCCCGGCGTGACCGCCGCGGTCACGCCAGCGCAAAAGGCGGGCCCATCGATCACACCCCGCGCCGCCGGGAGATCCCGAGGCCTTGCAGATTGGCCACGAGTCGTCGGAGACACTCGTCCTCACAGTCGTCGAGCTCTGAGCTGTAGTCGGTGCGATGGCGCACTTCGATCACGAGCTCCACTTCGCCAGCTGCCCCCGTCGAGCCGTAGTAGTGGAGTGAGTGATCGAAGGGGCGCACGACGAAGCGGGCTCCCCACTTGGCGCGGGGGAGTGACGCGTGGGCCAGCTCGCCCAGGTCGCTCCAGATCGCCTGGCACTTCGTACAACCGGGCTGCAGCATTCGCACGCCGACGGGATAGAGACCAATGAGCGACACGTCGTAGCCGATCGTTCGTCCGCCACCGGAGGTCGGAATTCGAGCGGGCCAGACCTCGTACACGACCGAGTGCTCGGCGACGATCCTGGTGAGCCGTTGTTTCCTCTGTGGGTGGAGCTGTGCCGAGCAGTCGTCGTTCATGGGGTTCTATCCTGCGTTCCGCTCGCGAGACGGAGCTTCTTCGCGTCCACTCCGAATGAGCAGATTCCGTGCCGCCGATGACGTGCTCGGCCGGCTCTGCGTCCCCGCGAGCTCGCGGGGCGCTTGGCACGAGCATTGCGACGCCAAAGCCGAGACGAAAGGAAACAGCCATGTTCCAGCGATCAGCAATGGGTGTGATGGTGGGTGTGTTCTTGGTTGGCTGCGCATCGACACCAGGCGCGGGCGCGCACGACATGAGCGCGGTCGAGCATGCGGCGCAGGCTGATCGGGAAGAGAAAGCCGCGCGTGCCCACGAAGAGCGCTACGACCCGGGCGCTTCGACCAACAAGAACGGATGCTCCGACCCCGCCGTACGTGAGCCATTCGACGTATGTTGGGGCTGGGTTGCCAACCCGACCGAGCAGCATCTCGCACAGGCGGAGCTCCACCGTAAACATGCCGCCGACCATCGGGCCGCGTCCGACGCGCTGCGCCGTGCCGAAGCCCAATCGTGCGCCGGCCTCGCAGTTGGTGATCGCGACGTGAGTCCGTTCGCCCATACCGAGGACATCGCGGGCGTCGAGAGACTCACTGTTCCGGATCTGGCCGGCGACACCGCAGCGGACGCGGACAAGACGGTTGGCGCGGTGATTACGTTTCGCGCCGTGTCGGGGATGACGGCGGAGTGGCTTCAGCGTGTCATCGACTGCCATCTCGCGCGCAACGCAGCCCTCGGTCATGTTGCGCCCGAAATGCCGGATTGCCCGCTGGTTCTCCGGGGCGTTTCGGCCAAAGTGGCATCAACCGGCGTCGGGTTCGCCGTCAGTGTGCAGGCCGCCGATCGCGCGACGGCCAGGGAAGTCCTCGCCCGCGCCGAGCGACTGGCGAGCGCCGCGAAGAGGCGCTGAGTTACGACGTATCTTCGTCGAGTGCCCGACTTCTCACGCTGTCGCTCTCAGCGTCGTGCTGGCACCGGCACCAGGTGCACGCGCAACCTTCGACCACACACGCCGCCACCGGAGGCTTCAGTCGTGCCCATCGGCGTGCCAGCGGAAACAGGCTGAGCTTCCACCACGACGGGGCGTAAAGCCGGTGAAGCCAGGATCTCAGATCGGAGGAGCGCGCCGCGAGCGCGAGCGCCACCAAGTAGCCCAGCTTCCCGACGTGATTGACGATGTAGCGATTGACGACCGAAGTCCTCAGAAGGCCGCCGAGCCGCGCTTCCCAGGCAGGGTCGTAGGCGGCCGGGTCTGCATCGACGAGTGCGCGCCCCGCCAGGTGACCCGAGAGCATCGCGTAGCGCATCCCGAAGCCCCAGAGTGCATCCTGGAATCCGGCTGCCTCCCCGACATAGAGGAGCTTGCCTCGTGTCGCCTGGCAGGGGACATGGGCGTTCGCCCGACCCCCAAAGCGCCTGACATCCGTCATCGGGATCCCAACATGGGATTTGTAGAACTCGACGGTGCGCTCGAGATAGGTGCGCTCCGAGTGAAAGTCCTCGAACAGCACGGTCGCGAGCGTGCCACGCCCGGCATGCACGATGAGATAGGCGTAGCCCTTTGGGGCGAGCTCGTCCGACACGACCCCGTAGGCGCCATCCGCCGCCGATGTCTCGAACACGTACCCGACCGCTATGGCGTCCGTCGAGCGCGGACCCTCGGCGACGATACCTCCTGCTTCGAGAGTGCGAACTCGATCCGAGAATCGAAGCTCGGCCCCGAGCCGGACGGCCTGCTCGGCGAGGGACGCGTCGAGCGTCCCCGGTCCCGTCCCGCGTTTCACCAGATAAAGCAGCGGCGTGCTGGAGCGCACTGATCGCTGTCGACCCCTCGGCCCGAACAGCACGAGCTCCCGGAACGGTGCGGCGTCGAACTCCGGCTCGATCCCGATGCCGGCGAGGCTCTTCGAGAACGTCGCCGTCGTGGGTCCAGTTCTCGATACCCTGGTAGTCGCCGTGAAATCGCATCCCGACGCCCGGTTGGCGCTCGTGGACCACGGCCCGCCCGCCCGCGCGAGCGATGGTGATCGCGGCGGCCAGTCCCGCAGGCCCGGCACCGGAGATGTGGATCGCGTCGGACATCGGACGGGTCGTCAGCAACGAGCGTGCCCGCGACCGATTTCGGTCTGGAGCACGTGAAACGAGCCTCGAGGTGACCCGCGACGTCACGGGCGTGACTCGTCGAGTCACACCGAGCGGCTGCGGGCGCGAAGGGTCCCTCCGATTTCGCCTGCGGGCTTCGGTGCCGCCGCTGGCTGGCGCGGACTTCGACTTGGTACGACGAGTGCAGAGTGTATCCCTGAAAGGAAAAACCCATGAAGCTAGACGTCAAGGCGCTCACCCTCGCAACGGCGCTGGTCACGGCCTCGCTCTACGCCCTTTGCGCGATAGTTGTCGCACTGTTTCCGGGACCGAGCCTCGCGATGTTCGCCGCCATCATGCACGCGAACCTTGGGACCTTGTCCTGGGCCATGGACATCGGCACGGTGGGCACGGGGCTGGTCTGCACGACAGCTCTCGCATCCCTCATCGTCTATGCCGTTGGCTGGACCTACAATCGGCTGAGCGAGCGCGGAGCACTGCGCGACGGCCGTGCCCTCCCACAGAGTTGAATTGCCCGGCCGCAGCGCGTGACCACGGCGACCACCGTGTGACCGAGTCCGTCACGAGGCGAGGGTGTGTCATGACGGCTGTCATGCGGATGAACGATCACCCGGGCACGGCTCGCCATCGTTCACTATAGAGCGCGGCGGAGGTAGCTCATGCAGCGCGTTGGTGTCGGGTTCGTGTTGACCTTGTCGTTGGCTGTTGCGGGGTGTGGCGGCGGAGAGGACGAGGGCTCGTCGGTCGGAGCGAAGCGCGACCATATCTTCGTTGCGGACGAGGACAGCGGCGGCGTGTCGGTGATCGAAGAGGGCACCAACGCCCTGGTAGCGACGCTTCCGCTGCCGATGAGCTCGGGCATGTACATGCCGCACAACGTCCAGGCTGCCCCCGATGGTAAGAGTGTCTGGGTGGTAGCCCCGCCGATGACGGAAGGCGGAATGGAGAAGGCTTTCGTGATCGACCCTGAGACCAACCAGTTCGTGGGTGACATCGAGCTCGGAACGGAGCTTCACGTAGCTCACGTCGTGCTCGACCCAAGCTCGACTCGGGCTTACATCAGCGCGAACGAAGGCAATGCCGTGCTCGAGCTCGACGCGGTGTCGAGGAAGGTGTTGCGCACCATCGATCTGGGCGCCGATCGCGGGCCGCACGGCATGCGCTGGTGCCGCGACCGGCTCTGGGTTGCGAACATGAAGGCGAAGAGCCTGGCGGCCGTGGAGCCCGTCGCCGGGTCCGTCACCGAGGTCGACGTCGGCGGCGTCGCCGTCCAGACCGCCTGTGTGCCCGGTGGTAAGTACGTGTTCGTTTCGCTCTACGACACCAAAGAGGTCGTGCGTTATGAAATCGACACCCAGAAACTGACGCGCATCGCCTTGCCAGCCGAGGCGCAAGGGCCGGTCCAGCTCTACCCGTCGCCCGATTCGAAGACCGTTTGGGTCTGCGACCAGGGTCTCCTGCTCGGGAGGCCGGCATCGAATCGTCTGTACGCGGTGGACGTCGACGCTGCGAAGGTAGTCGGGACCATACAGGTGGGTCAGGGCGCGCATGGGATTGTGCTCAGCGATGACGGCGGGCTGGCGTACGTCACCAACGTCTCCGATGACTCCGTGTCGGTGGTCGACACCGCGAAGATGGAGGCGGTTGCGACCATCGCGGTGGGAACGAAGCCCAACGGGATCTCGCACTGGCATCGGAGCGGCGCGATGCCGTGAGCAAGCCGCGGCGCGCGATCGGCGGCCGAAGAGGGTTCGGTCGACCCTGAACCCGGTGAACGGCTCGAGCAGGCCCGAACGCGGCCGTCCGCTCATGGCACGGTCGGTGCTAGCTTTGGTCGGCGAAGATGAGTCAGGAGCCGGTACTCGGAATCCTCTTCGCCGACCTCGCCGGCTACACGGCCTTGACCGAGGCGCACGGAGACGACGACGCCGCGAACGTGGCGGAGCGATTCTATGCGCTCACTCGTCAGAGCTTGCGGGGTTCCACCCGGTTCGTGAAGCCCATCGGCGACGCGGTGATGTTGGCCGGGCCAGAGCCGGCGCACCTCTTGGACTCACTCCTCTGTCTTCGCACCGCCATGGAGGGCGAGCCGGACTATCCGGAGATGCGAGCGGGCATCCACCTTGGACCAGTGGTGGAGCGCTCGGGCGACCTGTTCGGCTCGACTGTGAACGTGGCGGCTCGCTTGGCGGCCTACGGTCGCTCGGGGCAGGTGTTGTGCAGTCGGCGATTCCGCGAGGCGTTGGGCGAGCGCTCCGACGTGCTGATGGTTTCGCTCGGAGCGGTCCGGTTCAAGAACGTACTGGAACCCATCCAGGCGTTCGAGATCGTCGCGGCGTTCGGTCCACCGAGTGTTTCCCAGATCGATCCCGTGTGTCGCATGCGGGTCGATCCCATGAACGACGCCTTCACCAGTGACGTCTCTGGGCGCACGCTTCGGTTTTGTTCGGCGGCGTGCCAGGCGGCGTTCTTGGCCTCCCCCGAGCTGTATCGAGTGAGCGGCGACTGACGCATCGCGCCTCAGCGTTTTCGCCGCTCACGCCACCAGCGCCCCGCCCGAAGCACCCAGAGGCCGAGCCCGCTGAGCACCGTGGCAACCGCCAGGAGGGCCGCGAAGCGAATCAGCTAGTGGTTGAAGCCGTCGCGCTCGCGGTAGTCCATGATGTGGAGCGACCACAGAAAATCGTCGACTCGCCAGAGATCGCTGCGACGCGCTGATACTTCCCCCGTCGAGGCGTCCTAGACGAACGTATGCGCTTCGTCGTCCATCTCGACGCGCCACGCAGGCAGCGGTTTCCCTCGAAACTCCACCGACTTCGTCTCGAGCCGCTGTGCGTCGCGCACTGCCGGTGAGCCGGGCTGATCGCGTCGGGCGGTGGCTTCCGCTTCCTGGCGCGTGACTTCGGCGGGCTCACCGCTCTCGGCACAGAGCCGCACCGAATGCTGCTTGGTCCGTACCAACCAGAATTGGCCCGCTGGAGAGGCGCGGAGCTCGAGGCCGATCGGAGAAACGGCACCCGCTCGGGCTGCTCGAGCGAGCGCCTCCGACGGCGGCAACAGCTTGCCGGCTTCCATGGTCTGAAGCCGATTCATTCGCCCACTCATACCGCGAAGTCGTCCGCGCTCCGTGATCGCTGACGTCACGCCGCGATCCAATGTGACCTTTCCGGTCACCCCAGCGAGGGATCGGACAAGCTGGGGCGCTCCCGGCTTCCCGCCGCAACTCCGACCATCGGGGCTGGATTCGCTTGGTATGAGCGGTTGTGATGGGTGAGTCGCACAGCGGGCCGGGAAGCGCCCCGTTCTTTCCCGAGCAACGGCTGTGCCGAGGCTCGCGTCCGTCTGCCGGGCACAGTGTGTGCTTCGCGGTAGCCGCGCCCGCTGGCGCAGATGGGAGACGGAAGTGGTCATGCAACGATGGAAGCTTCGGCCAATCGCGCACTGCGAAGAGGGACACCCTCTTTAGTCCCGAGCAAGACTTGAAAAGGCTCCGCGGGCCGGGCGCTCGGAGGCGCGCCGGTCCGCGGCGGGGGCAATGATGGGAGGCGGCGAGGCGAACCCGACGACTTGCGTGCGCGAAAAGCACGCCCTGGTCTCGGCTCGCTCGTCGCCGGAACTGGACGCCGCGCTGACTTCGCGCGGGACCTCGGCATGGCAGTTGCAAATCTCGACGAACATGAAAACACGACTCGTGATCCTGATGTTCGGATCCATCTCGACCCTGGCGCTGGTGGCGGCGTGTGAAAAGACGACCTCCGCTGGTCCGCAGCAAGAAGCCCATGCTGCCGAGCCTCACGCCGCAGACCCCGCTGGCGCCACGACGTACGCCTGCCCCATGCATCCCGAGGTGACTGACACTCGACCCTCGAGCTGCTCGAAGTGCGGGATGAAGCTGCTGCCGGTCAAACCCAAGAGCCAGCAGGAACAGTGAACCAGCGTGTTGCGCCATGACGACGGCGAATGACCACCAGCACTCCCGCAGTGACTCCGCGCGCACCGT contains:
- a CDS encoding efflux RND transporter periplasmic adaptor subunit; translation: MSTPPPAAPGTEPPDPDAPREPSLPREAAKPEAAAPDAAPREPVPPEPPPPPPVAAGSPRPPRTFGWFSLILVALLSAAVAGVGGYFIAHRPHASDASDDATTAQYQCPMHPTIVQDHPGDCPICGMKLVKMGPAGSAAASGNKTIKFYRSPMDPKQTSPVPRKDEMGMDFIPVYADDDVANDAPSVEGLATVDIDPSRQQLIGLKTVAVTRGKVSGSFRTVGRVATDETRVRHVNVKVPVYVERVYVDFVGKPVRKGAALFTGYSPELLAAQEEYRIALSTRKSQGAASAFSVDSAGLIAASRRKLELWDVPKSAIRRLEQEGKPLKTLTFHSPIAGVVIKKDVVEGMKLDEGAMPYEIADLSRVWVLADIYESDLHRVKLGMQAKLTLKAYPNRVFEGSATFLDPVLDPVTRTVKLRLEFANANGDLKPAMFGEVVLENAERDGLRIPEDAVIDSGSRKVVFVALQAGRFEPRQVSLGDSDGSGVEVLSGLTEGEKVVVRANFLVDSESRLRASLAALSAPAATASVAPMPSAAPSVAVPTPTSSRAAPAPQRVPARPKATAEQPPQYSCPMHAEVTDTKPSRCPKCGMFLTPSEHKAE
- a CDS encoding TolC family protein — encoded protein: MARKARQPRRGRRARERCGSTRRARHGAETALEASLLFDDYYLVHRSLEVNEHHQHLLQELKSNAEALLSVGRASLQDPLQAEVELSRLVEQDATLGSDRGAIIASLNGLLHRNPNEPLPPPASAFALSLEAPPSEAELIRIALAASPELHALRARVRSAESLSRYAEREYYPDFTLMASYNTMVMPDSRLMLGISAPIPLQRGRRGGALDEAEARIAEVRAEGARLMDRIRVEVSVARQRLVETIRVVKILEGRVLPVARAQVTAARADFAPGRTSFLAVVDGERNLRDAELSLHAAVAELGKRRARLDRTLGRVPFATMETRGR
- a CDS encoding type II restriction endonuclease codes for the protein MSAPPLRALIERWRQDPSGAYLGWFLWEERLKNFRSIRRGIAEVVREIETGTFGNAYRGSSLETVVGSIAEQRQIFRGADHAFLWKPKLRIPDIYESPDNQRAFGAFLSTCVCCSGGDALVLAIQQLDHKRIKGLGPAVANLLYFLHPTEMPPFNTAIVKGYNALTGARVKLGSWQEYLAMRAGVLRLNTEYRALLSNDLGAVGGLLFDVGAGRYAPPPRDGDEAARKAWEADLAKVREETARERRTHAAASQSDRTHTEVQGWLRDLGRALAFDVWIASNDRNRPFGGGRLGDGCLEALSPEVMGTPGADAVRLIDVLWLDPESGKVRAAFEVEHTTSIYSGIVRLLDLALGGSGDATHSLYLVAPDSREDEVRAQLLRPAFRRVADLHVRYLPYSELEKNREAMARFGAGLKAIEAVSRVIV
- a CDS encoding YHS domain-containing protein, whose translation is MSQEPVLGILFADLAGYTALTEAHGDDDAANVAERFYALTRQSLRGSTRFVKPIGDAVMLAGPEPAHLLDSLLCLRTAMEGEPDYPEMRAGIHLGPVVERSGDLFGSTVNVAARLAAYGRSGQVLCSRRFREALGERSDVLMVSLGAVRFKNVLEPIQAFEIVAAFGPPSVSQIDPVCRMRVDPMNDAFTSDVSGRTLRFCSAACQAAFLASPELYRVSGD